The uncultured Paludibaculum sp. sequence TCACCCTTTGCGCGGGCCGATGGCCAGGCGTCGAGTTCTTCGTCAAAACGCAGGACATCTCACGGCTGACCACCTGGACCATCACGGACAGCCGCCACACGGCGATCGTGCACCTGGATGGGCCCATTCATCGCTTGGAGACGGAACTGCTAGGGGCCGGCCGCGCCTGGGAACCCCCGATGCCCGGCGAGGTCTGGGTCGTGCCTGGGCGGGCCCGCTACGCCAGTCTCGCGCACGGGCGCACCGTCCGCTACGCGGAACTGTTCTTTGATCGCGAACATCTGGCCCGGATGACGGGCGCGTCCGAGGCGCTACGCCCGGTCCGGCCGCTGGCTGGTCACTATGACCGGTTCCTGCATAGTGCGGTGGAGCGCCTGCGGCAATTGACGGACCGCCGGGAAGACATGGCACGGCTCGCGGCCGAATGCCTCAGCCAGACCCTCTACACGCACTTCTTCCTGCAGTTCGCCGGCGACGCGGCGCCCGCGCGGCGTCGCCGGCCCGCACCGCAACTGCCGGAGGAGACCATGCGCCGGCTCAGTGACTACGTGGAAGCGAACCTGGGCCAGCCGATGACGCTAGCGGATCTGGCGTTCGCGGCCGGCATGCGGCCGCAGCCGTTTCTGCCGGCCTTCCGGACGTCCTTTGGGACGACGCCCGCCCAGTTCATCATCGAAAGGCGTTTGCGCCGGGCCCGCTGGCTCCTGCGAAACACAACCCTCGACATCACGAGGATCGCCCTGGACACCGGCTTCTCCAGCCACGCCCACCTCACCACCGCATTCCGTACGCGTCTGGGCGTCCCGCCCAAGGAGTTCCGGGCCGGATTGACGCTGCCGGAGTGAGCGCGGAGCGTCCCGGGCAGTGAGCAGGACCATGGCGTGCCTGGCCGCGCACCAAGCGTCGCCTCACACCGAGCCCCGTCCCGTCCCGTCCCGTCCCACCAAGTGTTCCCCCAAGCCGAAGGCTGGGGCTGCCCCGTCACCACCAAGCCCCACCAAGCGCTCCCCCAAGCCGAAGGCTGGGGCTGCCCCGTCACCACCAAGCCACACCAAGCGTTCCCCCAAGCCGAAGGCTGGGGCTGCCCCGTCACCGTCACCACCAAGCGTTCCCCCAAGCCGAAGGCTGGGGCTACCCCGTCACCGCCCCGCCACACCAAGCGCTCCCCCAAGCCGAAGGCTGGGGCTGCCCCGTCACGAAGGCTGGGGCTACCCCGTCACAGCCCCGCCCCACCAAGCGTTCCCCCAAGCCGAAGGCTGGGGCTACCCCGTCACCGCCCCGCCACACCAAGCGCTCCCCCAAGCCGAAGGCTGGGGCTGCCCCGTCACCGTCACCACCAAGCGCTCCCCCAAGCCGAAGGCTGGCGCTGCCCCGTCACCACCAAGCCCCACCAAGCGCTCCCCCAAGCCGAAGGCTGGGGCTGCCCTGTCACCACCAAGCCACACCAAGCGCTCCCCCAAGCCGAAGGCTGGCGCTGCCCCGTCACCACCAA is a genomic window containing:
- a CDS encoding AraC family transcriptional regulator; translation: MPHVLSKSTPPPDETLQAGRPVTLCAGRWPGVEFFVKTQDISRLTTWTITDSRHTAIVHLDGPIHRLETELLGAGRAWEPPMPGEVWVVPGRARYASLAHGRTVRYAELFFDREHLARMTGASEALRPVRPLAGHYDRFLHSAVERLRQLTDRREDMARLAAECLSQTLYTHFFLQFAGDAAPARRRRPAPQLPEETMRRLSDYVEANLGQPMTLADLAFAAGMRPQPFLPAFRTSFGTTPAQFIIERRLRRARWLLRNTTLDITRIALDTGFSSHAHLTTAFRTRLGVPPKEFRAGLTLPE